The sequence TTTACCAATTAGAGAGATAAGAGTAAAAACAGTATCTAAATACTAAGCACTATTTGTTAATGACTATTTTTCATCGCTGCTTTTATAAATTCCCGAAACAGTGGATGAGCTCGATTAGGCCTGGATTTGAATTCAGGGTGAAATTGTACTCCTATAAACCAGGGATGATTGGTAAGCTCGACAATCTCAACTAAATTTAAGTCATGATTTACTCCGCTGAATCTTATACCGTTTTTAGATAAATCCTTCTTGAATAAATTATTAAATTCGTATCTATGCCGATGTCTTTCGTGAATCGTTGTTTGATTATATACTTGAAAAGCAAGGGAATCTTTTTCTAATTTACAAGAGTATGTACCCAAGCGCATTGTGCCGCCCTTTACCTCTATTTTCTTTTGTTCCGGCAAAAGATCAATGACAGGAAATGGGGTCTGAGGATCAAATTCGGAGCTATTGGCTCCTTCTAATTTTATTATATTACGGGAAAGCTCTATTATGGCACATTCCATTCCTAAAC comes from Candidatus Atribacteria bacterium and encodes:
- a CDS encoding CTP synthase, giving the protein LGMECAIIELSRNIIKLEGANSSEFDPQTPFPVIDLLPEQKKIEVKGGTMRLGTYSCKLEKDSLAFQVYNQTTIHERHRHRYEFNNLFKKDLSKNGIRFSGVNHDLNLVEIVELTNHPWFIGVQFHPEFKSRPNRAHPLFREFIKAAMKNSH